The proteins below come from a single Tissierella sp. MB52-C2 genomic window:
- the lepB gene encoding signal peptidase I, translated as MEENNKKVKNETIEWIKSIATAVVIAILIKTFIFNTTYVLGNSMYPTLHEKDRLFANKVSLYFHGPSRGDVIVLKAPDAPDKDYIKRVIGVAGDVVEIKDGEVYVNGDMLEESYISSDAYTHVYDDKNIWEVPEGSVFVLGDNRDEGASKDSRYFGCISTKSIKGITGFRYFPIDTRFGKIK; from the coding sequence ATGGAAGAAAATAATAAAAAAGTGAAGAACGAAACTATAGAATGGATAAAAAGTATTGCGACTGCTGTTGTTATTGCTATATTAATTAAGACATTTATTTTTAACACTACTTATGTATTAGGTAATTCTATGTACCCTACATTACATGAAAAGGACAGACTGTTTGCTAATAAAGTTTCTTTATATTTTCATGGCCCATCAAGAGGCGATGTAATCGTGTTAAAAGCTCCAGATGCACCAGATAAGGATTATATTAAAAGAGTAATAGGGGTAGCAGGAGATGTAGTGGAGATAAAAGATGGTGAGGTATATGTAAATGGGGATATGTTGGAAGAAAGCTATATAAGCAGTGATGCATATACCCACGTATATGATGATAAGAATATTTGGGAAGTTCCAGAGGGATCAGTATTTGTATTGGGGGACAATAGAGATGAGGGAGCATCTAAGGATAGTCGTTACTTTGGATGCATATCTACTAAAAGTATAAAAGGAATTACAGGATTTAGATATTTTCCTATCGATACTAGATTTGGAAAAATAAAATAA
- the spoIIP gene encoding stage II sporulation protein P — MRKTNKLDYIILALTCLIALNIGAIIINIYSSKKPDNVNQGQLKIPNIANISDISFDPIKKAIDSLFPIAKILNKDGDSLATGNTPSEFEEIENINEEHNTEADTIIENLDEYESLIVVKDSSGSHMVENIPAPLMLNKVKVNKEKPYILMYHTHATESYSIAKAGNYRSTDKKNNIVGIGSIISTVLEANGHKVDHVETSHDLPSYNQSYSRSLKTIESKKAESDNLKILLDVHRDGIDVDKVANIESIRQKSKIEIDGKSVATFSLVVGPDSQNKEQVLSFAKYVKAVSDNLYPGLCKGIIIKKYGKYNQYLSDYSALIEVGYNINTLEEANEGAKLIGDILSVVLNSIVEE; from the coding sequence ATGAGAAAAACAAATAAGTTAGATTATATTATCTTGGCATTGACATGTTTAATAGCTCTAAATATTGGTGCTATAATCATTAATATATATTCATCTAAGAAACCTGATAATGTAAATCAAGGGCAATTAAAGATACCTAATATAGCGAATATATCCGATATATCCTTTGATCCAATAAAAAAAGCTATAGACTCCTTATTTCCCATAGCAAAGATATTAAATAAAGATGGAGATTCCTTGGCCACGGGTAATACGCCTTCTGAATTTGAAGAAATAGAAAATATAAATGAAGAACATAATACTGAAGCAGATACTATTATAGAAAATTTAGATGAATATGAATCATTAATAGTAGTTAAGGATTCTTCAGGATCACATATGGTAGAAAACATTCCAGCTCCTTTGATGTTAAATAAAGTTAAAGTTAATAAGGAAAAACCATATATTTTAATGTACCATACCCATGCTACTGAAAGTTATAGTATAGCTAAAGCTGGTAATTACCGTAGTACAGATAAAAAGAATAATATAGTGGGAATAGGGAGTATAATATCTACTGTTTTAGAAGCTAATGGCCATAAAGTAGATCATGTAGAAACATCCCATGATCTTCCATCGTATAATCAATCTTATTCTAGAAGTTTAAAGACTATTGAAAGTAAAAAAGCGGAATCTGATAATTTGAAAATATTATTAGATGTACACAGAGATGGCATAGATGTAGATAAAGTTGCCAATATAGAAAGCATAAGACAGAAGTCTAAAATTGAAATAGATGGAAAATCTGTGGCTACTTTTTCCTTAGTTGTAGGACCAGATTCTCAAAATAAAGAACAAGTTCTTAGTTTTGCTAAATATGTTAAGGCTGTATCTGATAATTTATATCCAGGTTTATGTAAAGGTATAATAATAAAGAAATATGGTAAATATAACCAATATCTATCAGATTACTCTGCCTTAATAGAGGTAGGATATAATATTAATACTCTAGAAGAAGCTAATGAAGGTGCTAAATTAATAGGAGATATTCTATCTGTAGTTTTAAATAGCATAGTGGAAGAATAG
- the gpr gene encoding GPR endopeptidase, producing MFQIRTDLAVENRELYKQGDKSHSEGIDIEKEENNSYTVTRIKVLNKEGSLNIKKPIGTYITIDVPKLNKTDEDLKDEISQALAKEIKKIAKTKEDTKILIVGLGNWNITPDALGPKVVERVLVTRQFFVNYNKEIDETVANVAALSPGVMGITGIETGEIIKGVVEKVRPDVIVAIDALASRKMDRVSTTIQLSDTGINPGAGVGNNRMELNEKTLGVPVIAIGIPTVVDAATIVNDTLDLIIESLKKEAQVGSEFYDLLSKISSDEKYSLIQEVLNPYMKNVIVTPTDIDSVIDDLSIIVANGLNMALHPGIDLKDVNRYIR from the coding sequence TTGTTTCAGATTAGAACTGATTTAGCAGTGGAAAATAGGGAGTTGTATAAACAAGGAGATAAAAGTCATTCTGAAGGAATTGACATAGAGAAGGAAGAAAATAATTCCTATACAGTGACAAGAATAAAGGTTTTAAACAAAGAGGGTAGTTTAAATATAAAAAAACCCATAGGGACTTATATAACAATAGATGTTCCAAAGCTAAACAAAACAGATGAAGATTTAAAGGATGAGATTTCACAGGCACTAGCAAAGGAAATAAAAAAAATAGCAAAAACTAAAGAAGATACTAAAATATTAATTGTGGGATTAGGGAATTGGAATATTACTCCTGATGCCTTGGGACCAAAAGTAGTAGAAAGAGTTTTAGTTACTAGACAATTTTTTGTTAATTATAATAAGGAAATAGATGAAACTGTGGCTAATGTAGCGGCTTTGTCTCCTGGAGTAATGGGTATAACAGGAATAGAAACAGGAGAGATAATAAAAGGAGTAGTGGAAAAAGTAAGACCAGATGTAATAGTAGCCATAGATGCACTGGCATCAAGAAAGATGGATAGGGTTTCTACTACAATACAACTTTCTGACACAGGTATAAATCCAGGAGCAGGAGTTGGAAATAATAGAATGGAGCTGAATGAAAAGACTTTAGGGGTACCAGTTATTGCCATAGGAATACCAACAGTAGTAGATGCAGCTACTATTGTAAATGATACTTTAGACTTAATAATAGAGTCTTTAAAGAAAGAAGCTCAAGTAGGTTCAGAGTTTTATGACTTATTGTCTAAAATATCATCTGACGAAAAATATTCTTTAATTCAAGAAGTACTAAATCCTTATATGAAAAATGTTATAGTAACTCCTACAGATATTGATTCTGTAATCGATGATTTATCTATAATAGTTGCCAATGGATTAAACATGGCATTACACCCAGGTATAGACTTAAAGGATGTAAACAGATATATTAGATAA
- the rpsT gene encoding 30S ribosomal protein S20 codes for MANIKSAKKRILITEKRTAMNKARKSEIKTYIKKFDTAIDNGNFDEAKTLLKAIDKKLKKAVHKNVVHLNSASRKVSRLTKKLNSAM; via the coding sequence TTGGCAAATATTAAATCTGCTAAAAAAAGAATTCTTATTACGGAAAAAAGAACAGCTATGAATAAAGCTAGAAAATCTGAAATTAAAACATATATTAAAAAATTTGATACAGCTATTGATAATGGTAATTTTGATGAAGCAAAAACATTGCTTAAGGCTATTGATAAAAAATTAAAGAAAGCTGTTCATAAGAACGTAGTTCATTTGAATAGTGCATCTAGAAAAGTTAGTCGCTTAACGAAGAAATTAAATAGTGCAATGTAG
- the holA gene encoding DNA polymerase III subunit delta, whose amino-acid sequence MNYNEFMSCIKKDNILPVYFLSGNEEYLMKDAVEALKDKYIDKSFEALNYIIIDGKEKSFDDILNACETLPFMSEKKLVVIKDISEIMESNLNELDKTLSSYVENLDSYLCLIIMDRSNNFKKTTKLYKTINKLGGVVEFNSLKGRELNTWVENKFKKNNKKISASNISYFIGQSSYSDYNSIKTLYDLENELTKVVDYTSNNEVSKEDIDLVLTKTLDTNIFNLLGSINKRDSEEALKIFNEMYIAGEPVQKILSMIIRQLRLTLGYKLYKEKGYTDGEIGDKLGIKPFELKKIGKESNNFTEVQLNRALNYILELDIKQKTSSHDEKLALEMLIVNLSYGI is encoded by the coding sequence ATGAATTATAATGAATTTATGAGCTGTATAAAGAAAGATAATATTCTTCCTGTATATTTCCTTAGTGGAAATGAAGAATACCTTATGAAGGATGCTGTGGAAGCTTTAAAAGATAAATATATTGATAAGTCCTTTGAAGCTTTGAATTATATAATTATAGATGGAAAAGAAAAGAGTTTTGATGATATATTAAATGCCTGCGAGACTCTTCCATTCATGTCAGAAAAGAAATTAGTAGTTATAAAAGATATTAGCGAAATCATGGAAAGTAATTTAAACGAATTAGATAAGACACTAAGCTCATATGTTGAAAACTTGGATTCTTATCTTTGTCTAATCATAATGGACAGGTCTAACAACTTTAAGAAAACTACTAAATTATATAAGACGATTAACAAATTAGGCGGTGTAGTTGAATTTAATAGTTTAAAGGGCAGAGAATTAAATACATGGGTAGAGAATAAATTTAAAAAGAATAACAAAAAAATATCTGCTTCAAATATAAGCTATTTTATAGGACAATCAAGCTATAGTGATTATAATAGCATAAAGACTCTTTATGATTTAGAAAATGAGTTAACAAAAGTAGTAGATTATACATCTAATAATGAAGTGAGTAAAGAAGATATAGATTTGGTACTAACTAAAACTTTAGATACAAATATATTCAATTTATTAGGAAGTATAAATAAAAGAGATAGTGAAGAAGCCTTAAAGATTTTCAATGAAATGTATATAGCAGGTGAACCAGTTCAAAAAATCTTATCTATGATTATTAGACAATTGAGATTAACTTTAGGATATAAACTATATAAAGAAAAAGGATATACCGATGGGGAAATTGGAGACAAACTAGGGATTAAACCTTTTGAGCTAAAAAAAATAGGAAAAGAATCTAATAATTTTACTGAAGTACAGTTAAATAGAGCTCTAAACTATATATTAGAATTAGATATAAAACAAAAGACTAGTTCTCACGATGAAAAGCTAGCCCTTGAAATGCTTATTGTTAATTTATCCTATGGAATATAG
- a CDS encoding DNA internalization-related competence protein ComEC/Rec2, giving the protein MKRPFVFITIPFILGIVFSYYFEIKLITVFILISFTLCLYILNLFKDKSNTLILLFILFLFGMILSIYNLNNSLLVTRAGESFLLKGVVDEVVWKEEGEGKYIIKINKFEDSNIKEKIMLKIRGDNQVYLGDEIIFNGKINIPLENTNPILFNYKRNLLSNKIYTTVNINDYSILEIERKNISLKYRLKSKFRKRIEYIFDYNLNEENSSLMKSIVLGEYSYLDEENISKYRDLGLAHILAVSGLHIGIIAGFLLYILSRLGIKRRANIGITLMIIWFYGYLIGFPPSLLRANIMFSIILIGQIMAEPYDTINSLFFAMFILLIINPMWIFNLGFQLSFIASFSIIYFTPKIKDIFYLYKNKLTDTLSGLLAVQMGLLPVQVYYFNKISIISILANLIIAPILSFSLIVGGIIIGLSYLSRIFISALGKVLDTILSIQFKLVDIIYRLPFGRMKYYSPSIAEFILYYVFTFILFDTIKVDKIDLKLKKVILYYSISFLLFNFLILLNDKSIHIHFIDVGQGDGILIQTNRDNYLVDTGGNIMDSFDIGKNITLPYLEKMGVNKIKGVFITHFDEDHSKSLPLLMENIEIKNILVSHEDGTNKIYNEIKNKDVPIKILKENDLIYLDENTYIKVLSPNENIIRSGFTENNKSLVFILSNYNKNILFTGDMEKEVELELASKIKENIDIIKVPHHGSNTSSTKELLDMIRPATAIISVGRNNFYNHPREEVLDRYMNYGTEIYRTDTMGRIKVVLNKGDIKVEPFIKEKLDLMHFINKNLFYIIFYIIYYLLSYIVIKFYLYLEGELKTNEL; this is encoded by the coding sequence ATGAAAAGGCCTTTTGTTTTTATAACAATTCCATTTATATTGGGAATAGTTTTCTCATATTACTTTGAGATAAAACTTATTACAGTTTTTATATTGATTTCCTTTACTCTATGTTTGTATATCTTAAACCTTTTTAAAGATAAATCTAATACCTTAATCCTCTTATTTATATTATTTTTATTTGGAATGATTTTATCTATTTATAATTTAAATAATAGTCTTTTGGTGACAAGGGCAGGAGAAAGTTTTTTATTAAAGGGAGTAGTAGATGAGGTGGTTTGGAAAGAAGAAGGGGAAGGGAAATATATAATTAAAATTAATAAATTTGAAGATTCTAATATAAAAGAGAAAATAATGCTGAAAATAAGAGGCGATAATCAAGTTTATTTAGGTGATGAAATAATATTTAATGGAAAAATAAATATACCTTTAGAAAATACTAATCCTATACTTTTCAACTATAAAAGAAACTTGCTATCAAATAAAATCTATACTACAGTAAATATTAATGATTATTCCATATTGGAAATAGAAAGAAAAAATATATCATTAAAGTATAGGCTAAAATCTAAGTTTAGAAAAAGAATAGAATATATATTTGATTATAATTTAAATGAAGAAAATAGCTCTCTAATGAAGAGTATAGTTCTTGGTGAATATTCTTATTTAGATGAAGAAAATATATCTAAATATAGAGATCTAGGACTTGCTCATATATTAGCAGTATCAGGATTACATATAGGAATAATAGCTGGTTTTTTACTCTATATCTTGTCTCGCTTAGGTATAAAAAGAAGAGCGAATATAGGTATAACTTTAATGATTATTTGGTTCTACGGATACCTTATAGGTTTTCCTCCATCTTTACTTAGGGCAAATATAATGTTTAGTATAATACTTATTGGGCAAATAATGGCTGAACCTTATGATACTATTAATAGCTTATTTTTTGCCATGTTTATTTTGCTTATTATAAACCCAATGTGGATATTTAACCTTGGATTTCAACTTTCTTTTATAGCGAGTTTTTCTATAATTTATTTTACACCTAAAATTAAAGATATATTTTATTTATATAAAAATAAATTAACTGACACATTATCAGGATTATTAGCTGTTCAAATGGGACTACTACCAGTACAAGTTTACTATTTCAATAAAATATCTATTATAAGCATATTAGCTAATTTAATTATTGCACCTATATTATCTTTCTCCTTGATTGTAGGAGGAATTATAATAGGGTTATCTTATCTTTCAAGAATTTTTATTTCAGCTTTAGGAAAGGTACTGGATACAATTTTATCTATACAATTTAAATTAGTAGATATAATTTACAGGCTGCCCTTTGGAAGAATGAAGTATTACTCACCAAGTATAGCTGAATTTATTTTATATTATGTCTTTACATTTATATTATTTGATACAATTAAAGTAGATAAAATAGATTTAAAGTTAAAAAAGGTTATTTTATATTATTCTATAAGTTTTTTATTATTTAATTTTTTAATATTATTAAATGATAAATCTATTCATATTCATTTTATAGATGTTGGACAAGGGGACGGGATCCTTATTCAAACTAATAGAGATAATTATTTAGTAGATACAGGTGGTAATATAATGGATTCCTTTGATATAGGGAAAAATATTACCTTACCATACCTGGAAAAAATGGGAGTAAATAAGATTAAGGGAGTTTTCATAACGCATTTTGATGAAGATCATTCTAAATCTTTACCTTTACTAATGGAGAATATTGAAATAAAAAATATCCTTGTATCCCATGAAGATGGTACAAATAAGATATATAATGAGATTAAGAATAAAGATGTGCCAATAAAAATTCTTAAAGAAAATGATTTGATTTACTTAGACGAAAATACATATATAAAGGTCTTAAGCCCCAACGAAAATATAATTAGAAGCGGATTTACTGAAAATAATAAATCCTTAGTGTTTATACTTTCTAATTATAATAAAAATATACTTTTCACTGGTGATATGGAAAAGGAAGTAGAATTAGAACTAGCTTCTAAAATAAAAGAAAATATAGATATAATAAAAGTTCCCCATCATGGAAGTAATACTTCTTCAACAAAGGAACTTTTAGATATGATACGGCCTGCTACAGCTATTATTTCTGTAGGAAGGAACAATTTCTATAATCATCCAAGAGAAGAAGTATTAGATAGATATATGAATTATGGTACTGAAATATATAGAACTGATACTATGGGAAGGATTAAGGTAGTCTTAAATAAAGGGGATATAAAAGTAGAACCTTTTATAAAAGAAAAACTAGATTTGATGCATTTTATAAATAAAAATCTTTTCTATATTATTTTTTATATAATATATTATTTACTATCTTACATTGTAATAAAGTTTTATTTATATTTAGAAGGAGAGTTAAAAACCAATGAATTATAA
- a CDS encoding DHHA1 domain-containing protein, with protein sequence MTYKLYLDNPYLREIDARIVDKTYKDGKYYIKLNRTIFYPHLSGGQPGDKGTINGINVIEVYEDNLDIIHVTKDNIHSDKVMLAIDWENRLDNMQQHTGQHLLSAAFYKLYNGETIGFHIGQDYVYIDVTLPELTDYEAEKIEIYTNRVIASNFEIKSYYIEKNDIEKIPVRKQPTVNSNIRIVEIDNIDFSPCAGTHLRSTGEIGIIKIRKWEKYKGNIRIEFICGNRALYDYRWKNKMINDIGILLSSKDLDVLEKIKILYTQKEELEKSNKSLREELYIYKGEDLLRHSITINNTSFISKVFDNMDLKEINFISNYLNNSNTIVQLYGSTYEDKGQFLISVSKDLDINLKNILKEVSEEFDIKGGGSPQTVQGGCSIESLEKLLNSFFLKIKALL encoded by the coding sequence GTGACTTATAAACTTTATTTAGATAATCCTTATTTAAGAGAAATAGACGCCAGAATAGTTGACAAAACTTATAAAGACGGTAAATATTATATAAAGCTTAACAGAACTATTTTTTATCCTCACCTATCTGGCGGTCAGCCAGGAGATAAAGGGACTATAAATGGTATCAATGTAATTGAGGTATATGAGGATAATTTAGATATAATCCATGTAACTAAGGACAATATTCATAGTGATAAGGTAATGCTTGCCATAGATTGGGAAAATAGACTAGATAATATGCAGCAACATACAGGCCAACACCTTCTATCTGCTGCCTTTTATAAATTATATAATGGAGAAACTATAGGATTTCACATAGGACAAGATTATGTATATATAGATGTTACTTTACCTGAGTTAACAGACTATGAGGCAGAAAAAATTGAAATTTATACAAACAGGGTAATAGCATCAAATTTTGAAATTAAATCCTACTACATAGAAAAAAATGATATAGAAAAGATTCCAGTAAGAAAGCAGCCTACTGTAAACTCTAATATTCGTATTGTTGAGATTGATAATATCGACTTTTCTCCTTGTGCAGGTACTCATCTAAGAAGTACTGGAGAAATAGGAATTATTAAAATAAGGAAATGGGAAAAATATAAAGGAAATATAAGAATTGAATTTATATGTGGCAATAGAGCCTTATATGATTATAGATGGAAAAATAAAATGATAAATGATATTGGAATACTTTTATCTTCTAAAGACTTAGATGTATTGGAAAAGATAAAAATATTGTATACTCAGAAAGAAGAGTTAGAAAAGAGTAATAAATCATTACGTGAAGAACTTTATATCTATAAAGGTGAAGATCTATTAAGACATTCTATTACAATAAATAATACTTCTTTTATTTCTAAAGTATTTGATAATATGGATCTCAAGGAAATTAACTTTATATCTAATTACTTGAATAATTCCAATACAATCGTTCAGCTTTATGGCTCTACCTATGAAGATAAGGGGCAGTTTCTAATAAGTGTCTCTAAGGACTTAGATATAAATCTTAAAAATATACTAAAAGAAGTATCTGAGGAGTTTGATATAAAAGGTGGAGGAAGTCCTCAAACAGTTCAAGGTGGCTGTTCTATTGAAAGCTTGGAGAAATTACTTAATAGCTTCTTTCTTAAAATCAAAGCATTGTTATAA
- a CDS encoding ATP-binding protein, translated as MSRIRRIFPGGNTANGFCSFHDNIISEDRKQLYIFKGMPGGGKSSLMKDMADKMIEKGYSIEYHHCPSDPSSVDAIVIEELKICLLDGTAPHNIDPTYPGITDKIIDLAQFIDKDKIVGKKEDIVKAKKNNKIAYKRAFNYFKAAKVIYEGIVDDNKRMIDIKGLNNETINLIESVFSKEPMAISSNGFKERHLFSTAYTPEGFVDYTDTILRWIPDIYYINGEIGTGRSMLLDRLLVESRIRNYEVEIHHNALIPEKIESLYIKELDTIITSNKHGEVKGKAIIDLNKYLDSNNINKEDMNMFNLLVEKGVIDLNGAKENHFILEKSYRPSVDFSCVNKIKEEIYNEILTYIK; from the coding sequence ATGTCTAGAATTAGAAGGATTTTTCCAGGAGGGAATACGGCTAATGGATTCTGCTCCTTTCATGATAATATAATATCCGAAGATAGAAAACAATTATATATATTTAAAGGAATGCCAGGTGGAGGAAAATCATCTTTAATGAAAGATATGGCAGATAAAATGATTGAAAAAGGGTATAGCATTGAATATCATCATTGTCCATCAGATCCAAGTTCAGTTGATGCCATAGTTATAGAGGAATTAAAGATATGCTTATTAGATGGAACTGCACCCCATAATATAGATCCAACTTATCCAGGAATAACAGATAAAATAATAGATTTAGCACAATTTATAGATAAGGATAAAATTGTGGGGAAAAAGGAAGATATAGTAAAAGCTAAAAAGAACAATAAAATAGCATATAAGAGAGCCTTTAATTATTTCAAAGCTGCAAAGGTGATTTACGAGGGAATAGTAGATGATAATAAAAGAATGATAGATATAAAGGGATTAAATAACGAAACCATAAATTTAATAGAATCAGTATTTAGTAAAGAGCCTATGGCAATAAGCTCAAATGGATTTAAGGAAAGACATCTGTTTTCCACTGCTTATACGCCAGAAGGATTTGTAGATTATACAGATACCATATTAAGGTGGATACCAGATATATATTATATAAATGGAGAAATAGGAACAGGAAGATCTATGTTGTTAGATAGACTCTTAGTGGAAAGTAGAATAAGAAATTATGAAGTGGAGATACATCATAATGCTTTAATACCAGAGAAAATAGAAAGTCTATATATTAAAGAATTAGATACTATAATAACATCTAATAAACATGGAGAAGTTAAAGGGAAGGCAATAATCGATCTGAATAAATATCTAGACAGTAATAATATAAATAAAGAAGATATGAATATGTTTAATCTACTAGTAGAAAAAGGAGTTATAGACCTAAATGGTGCTAAGGAAAATCATTTTATACTAGAAAAATCTTACAGGCCATCAGTGGATTTTAGCTGTGTAAATAAAATCAAAGAAGAGATATATAATGAAATATTGACTTATATAAAATAA
- a CDS encoding IS3 family transposase yields MIILKYFFCTLKTEIYYGKKFKTLEELRGKIVEYIKFYNEKRFQKRLRCIAPLEY; encoded by the coding sequence TTGATAATATTAAAGTATTTTTTTTGTACTTTAAAAACTGAAATATATTATGGAAAAAAGTTTAAAACACTTGAAGAATTAAGAGGCAAAATAGTTGAATATATTAAATTTTACAATGAAAAAAGATTTCAAAAAAGACTAAGATGCATCGCTCCTTTAGAATATTGA
- a CDS encoding DUF1657 domain-containing protein — protein MTVQSDIKQAIAACQSAVGCYATMAQATEDQQAKQTFEKMTSEVNSHLQYLEGRLDYLSQHNELNQK, from the coding sequence ATGACAGTACAAAGTGATATTAAACAAGCAATAGCAGCATGCCAATCAGCTGTAGGATGTTATGCTACTATGGCACAAGCAACTGAAGATCAACAAGCAAAACAAACGTTTGAAAAAATGACCTCCGAAGTAAACAGTCACCTTCAATATTTAGAAGGTAGGTTAGACTATCTAAGCCAACATAATGAACTTAATCAAAAATAA
- a CDS encoding acyltransferase family protein, which yields MIFLLFIILGICAYKMKYSTIDNYHLDYMSVEKTTSIKGIFVLLVFLSHFVQYVELNSPFDMPYLAIRSFLGQLIVTMFLFYSGYGILESIKKKKMKYVNEIPKKRILRVLFDFDIAVLLFLIVRFILGYKYDIKTIVLSFIGWTSVGNSNWYIFAVLLTYLFTFISFKIFKNKYFMAISCVTVLSGIYVLVVSNFKPSYSYNTIFCYVAGMWFSLYREKIENIVLANNTSYLLSLIISLTLFGFTYLFSNKVINYQIKSLLFVCLVILVTMKVSFNNFILDWIGKHVFSIYILQRIPMMIFKKSNIISNNTYLYLVLCLLVTIVISHVFDMATRKLYNRILLKTSQTAT from the coding sequence ATGATATTTTTATTATTTATTATATTAGGGATTTGTGCTTATAAAATGAAATATTCAACAATAGATAATTATCATTTAGACTATATGTCAGTTGAAAAAACCACATCGATAAAAGGAATATTTGTTTTACTTGTATTTTTAAGTCATTTTGTTCAGTATGTAGAATTGAATAGTCCTTTTGATATGCCATATTTAGCAATACGTAGTTTTTTAGGACAACTAATAGTAACTATGTTTCTTTTTTATTCTGGTTATGGAATATTAGAGTCTATAAAAAAGAAAAAAATGAAATATGTCAATGAGATTCCTAAGAAACGTATTTTAAGAGTGTTATTTGATTTTGACATAGCTGTATTATTATTTTTAATTGTACGTTTTATACTTGGATATAAATATGATATTAAAACTATTGTTTTGTCGTTTATAGGTTGGACATCTGTGGGTAACAGTAATTGGTATATATTTGCAGTATTATTAACTTATTTATTTACATTTATTTCTTTTAAAATATTTAAGAATAAATATTTTATGGCGATAAGTTGTGTTACTGTTCTCTCTGGTATTTATGTTTTGGTTGTGAGTAATTTTAAGCCATCTTACTCATATAATACAATTTTCTGTTATGTAGCAGGAATGTGGTTTTCACTTTATAGAGAGAAGATAGAAAATATAGTATTAGCAAATAATACTAGTTATTTACTATCGTTAATAATATCATTAACTTTATTTGGATTTACATATTTATTTAGTAATAAAGTGATAAATTATCAAATAAAGTCATTACTATTTGTTTGTTTAGTTATTTTAGTTACTATGAAAGTTTCGTTTAATAATTTTATATTAGATTGGATTGGGAAGCATGTATTTAGTATATATATCCTGCAAAGAATTCCTATGATGATATTTAAAAAAAGCAATATAATCTCTAATAATACTTATCTATATTTAGTATTATGTTTATTGGTTACTATAGTAATTTCTCATGTTTTTGACATGGCAACTAGAAAACTTTATAATAGAATCTTATTGAAGACATCTCAAACAGCTACTTAG